The Clupea harengus chromosome 26, Ch_v2.0.2, whole genome shotgun sequence region acttgacacacacacacacacacacacacacacacacggacggacGGAGGGATGCATCACCATGGTACCATTTCGGTATCTTTATctttatatattaaaaaaaaaaaaataataattatcacTACTTAAACATGAGCTTGTGTGCgtgaagctcttgaagacccaactcttcagagagcacacctcccttcctaactggtacttcgactagtgcttaacttgcacttacagcggttacattcctgcacttcttttttgtttcttgtctatttcgtttttctatttcttatgtaaagtagtatttattgttacactaggtctctattgctcatagcttgactgttctctcccttgtacgtcgctttggacaaaagcgtctgctaaatgactaaatgtaaatgtgttcatgtgtgagaaGGCTACACAGGGTGTCTATCAGTGGAGAGAGCTAGACAGGGTGTCTaccagagagatagacagggtgtCTACCAgcggagagagatagacagggtgtCTATCAgtgaagagagatagacagggtgagagatagacagggtgtCTACCAGTGGAGAGAGCTAGACAGGGTGTTTatcagtggagagagatagacagggtgagagatagacagggtgtCTACCAGTggtgagagatagacagggtgtATATCTGAGAGCTAGATAGGGTGTCTatcagtggagagagatagatagggtgtctatcagtggagagagatagacagggtgtCTACCAGAGAGCTAGACATGGTGTCTATCAGTGGAGAGAGCTAGACAGGGTGTCTatcagtggagagagatagacagggtgtCTATCagtggagagatagacagggtgtCTATCAGTGAAGAGAGCTAGACAGGGTGTCTatcagtggagagagatagacagtgtaggtacacctggaattcgtccattgtggttgactttaatcagtaacttgtctatgggttcccccggaaactacgtcaggttttacctgtcataaaaatgtaacctgatgcttttcttaaccacgcccacctgagcgtggataatagccgcatctccccagatgtgaccctctctctgtcggcgcccacctggccaagacctctcttcctctcctcatctccaacaccgcttggagcacaccgtcacacggtgaagaactactctctttgttctcacttcttacggccgacataTGCCTAAGATTTCAGTCACCGAACTGAtaagtgagacgcagtaagtttagcgaaagcagctaacgatagacctgctagctaactccacacaacgggaacaaaaggcagactgcaacgttctgagcgatcaaatcctccgatctaaactgcagggacacagacatcacagcaaggacaactttctccatttacggacggcatcatcgcttctctgccttatccacgtcggaccagcccaacacttttcccaaaggactggtaactctgacattaactgggcatttagctatcctagctattcacaacctggctaagcataagactgtttacatgccattgttcatgtgtttcatatgttttgtttactgaacgtaactgtgatatatatgttcattgttagctggtagttggcttcgccacaccatctaagggttatcgttaggattgcttctcagacacatcgagtcttgcatgcatcactaaccatttccctctttcctaacatggcaccttaatcgcgcacgattacacatacattggccttcacatagcctcacacgcgaagagaatactcgaacttcgcgctgcatataggctcgtccttgttcacatcacatgtatgttcgcgtacgtgcacacacatgcacgcggaactacggtgatcagacaaaggaacacacacacattctttctggcgcgctcctaacagcgcaaccccgagctcacaagctcacgcacacactccctctcgattacacatacacctattccttcaattcattggttagttacatttagctagattacatattgtgtgttattttcttatcattgtgtgaataaatactttgatttatatacgctggtttatttaatgttgcacaagaatggacgttgccaacctcttctattcagaattctaatgaccttcaaccgtactattagtaaggtaactttggttgtagttattaatttaattattaatcagagttccaaattgatagtataatatattttatgagactgatatatttaacgagactgatttgtggattatcattattttgaccacgtggaggacactacactttgtgtggcgccccctaggtgttcaacttaattgatctgcctttgtgttgaatggttgatgcctgtccaatcgggtgagattaccaacatattgttgctgttgcaaggacagcaccagtgtgtcttggtggccctcgcaaagacggtatcacaatttacacacaattgcacccacattcacccggctcctgctcacagggtaagttacctacatagtctggtactcccatgtgaggctggtaccaatttcacctacaacaGGGTGTCTATCAGTGAAGAGAGCTAGACAgggtgagagatagacagggtgtCTACCAGTGGAGAGAGCTAGACAGGGTGTTTATCAGTGGAGAGAGCTAGACAGGGTGTCTatcagtggagagagatagacagggtgtATATCTGAGAGCTAGACAGGGTGTATATCAgtggagatagatagatagggtgTCTACCAGAGAGCTAGATAGCGTGTATatcagtggagagagatagatagggtGTATATCTGAGAGCTAGATAGGGTATATATCTGAGAGCCCGATAGGGTGTCTATCAGTGAAGAGACCTAAATAGGGTGTATATCTGAGAGCTAGATAGGGTGTCTAGATAGGGTGTATATCTGACAGGGTGTCACGTGCTTAAGGTGAATTTAAACCTGCCTTACCCATCTTTGTGCGCATCAAAAATCACGCCATTTCCGCTGGCACGCTTTAGTGTCCTtcgacacatttcaatatcaaATCACCCCAACATATTTACCCTAGTCTATATTACGCAATCACTCCAACATATTCACCCTAGTCTATATTACGCAATCACCCCAACATATTTACTCTAGTCTATATTACGCAATCACTCCAACATATTTACTCTAGTCTATATTACACAATCACCCCAACATATTTACTCTAGTCTATATTACACAATCACCCCAACATATTTACTCTAGTCTATATTACGCAATCACCCAAACATATTACGCAACAACCCCAGTCTATATTACACAATCAAAATGAACATTTCATGGTTAAGGTTTATTTGGAAATTACATTCCTTACAATGCAATGAATATGGTTATCGGAGTTTCAAAACTTTCTGAATGTAGaacaaaagtatgtgtgtgtgtgtgtatccctgagcCTTGGGAAGACACAAATCTTCTCAACACATTTATATATGACACTACAACTGGacagaaaactaaaaacacacttGTTATCTGCTGAAAGAGGTATGGAAACAGACAACTGATTTGAAATAATACATGGACATGAAATACCCAGTGACTCCCCACACCATGTTCCTGGGCAGACTCTCTCCAGGGCAGTTCCAGAATGGTGCTGTATTAGTTCCAGAATGGTGCTGGATTAGTTCTAGAATGGTGCTGTATTAGTTCCAGAATGGTGCTGGATTAGTTCCAGAATGGTGCTGCAATAGCTACAGAATAGTGCTGCATTAGTTCCAGAATGGTGCCATACCCTAACTAACCCAATCATGATGATGAACAGTCAgatagtaaaaaaaagaaagaagaaaatgacAAGGATTCAGGAAAAGACAACCGCGGAAATGAGAAAATCCaactgcacttacactaggctacATAGCTATGTGACGGCGGATGTTATTGACATGGGTCTTTAGATGCTGTTGCCACAATGAATAGTGGGACGACATCATCTCCTCTTCTTCgtaaaggatggtccagtgtgcccaatgctaaaggagatgagaaaggaagcactgaagcaccttttctaagcatttagagaattcTATCAGCTCTTCCAATGGCTTATCACTTGGGACAATTCTTCAGATTCTGCCTTCTGTGTTTCTACCAGCTCTTCCAATGGCTTATCACTTGGGACAAGTCTTCAGGTTCTGccttgtgtgtttatgctgaTTTCTGTCAGATATCCGTTTGTAGAAAAACTCTCCCCACACCGAGTGAAATGATACAGCCTCTCAAGTGTGAATGTGCTGATGTATTTTAAGATATCTCTTATCAGTAAAGCTCTTGCTACCCTGAGTGCATTGAtgaggcttctctcctgtgtgaatgcgctGATGTTGTTTGAGACCTCCCCCTTCAGTAAAAGTCTTGCCACACTCAGTGCATTGGtatggcctctctcctgtgtgaatgagcTGATGTCGTTTGAGATTTCCCCCTTCAGTaaaactcttgccacactgagtgcattgatgaggcttctctccagtgtgaatGCGCTGATGTTTTTTGAGATCTCCCTCTCGAGTAAAACgcttgccacactgagtacagtggtgcggcctctctcctgtgtgaatgcgctGATGTACTTTGAGACTTCCCTCTACAgtgaagctcttgccacactgagtacagtggtacggcctctctcctgtgtgaatgcgctGATGTTTTTTGAGACTTCCCTCTTGGGTaaaactcttgccacactgagtacagtggtacggcttctctcctgtgtgaatgcgcCGGTGTTGTTTGAGATTTCCCTCTTGAGTaaaactcttgccacactgagtacagtggtacggcctctctcctgtgtgaatgcgctGATGTTTTTTGAGACTTCCCTCTACAgtgaagctcttgccacactgagtacagTGGTACGggctctctcctgtgtgaatgcgctGATGTAGTTTGAGACTTCCCTCTTGAGTAAacctcttgccacactgagtgcagtggtacggcctctctcctgtgtgagtgcgctgatGTTGTTTGAGATGTGCGTCTTGAATaaaactcttgccacactgagtgcattGATAAGGCTTCTCTCCTGAATGAATGCGCTGGTGACGTTTGAGATGTCCCTCTTGATTAAAACTCTTGCCACACAGGTAGCAGCAATagggcctctctcctgtgtgagtgcgttgGTGTACTTTGAGATGTCCCTCTTGATTATAACTCTTGCCACACAGGGTGCAGCAGTAAGGCCTCCTTCCTGTGTGAATATATTGATGAAGCCTGAACTGAGTCCAAAAGTGGAAGGTTttgtcacacacagaacaggaatAGTTTCcgcatttctctgtctctgttcccgAGATGGAGGGGGATGCTGGCAACTCCGGGGATGAGGGAGATGATCCTTTTCCTgtttaaccaaaaaaaaacacacacaaacatcaaaaactatcttagggccaatgattttccgcgataacggaaaacggacggaattcgcgaaATGcaccctttgaaacggaattgcaactttcagatggaaacatcattttgtgcatacaaatcgcccaaattcccctgtattttgggctgcaaggctctttcaaataaacacaacaacgattgcaacgatgaacaaacattaattaaagaacaaaaccactgagaaaatgtcacgtctgcgctgaactctgctccggccacacCCCTCTTTTCAACAGTTGACCCACACACCTCGGCCGAAGGTACagtcagtcacattcacacctccgctacagcctgtcactcgtcttcccaatcacatttaaaacaaaaaatgtttagttttctgttctgttgatggctagcaaacaacaatctaagaagggcacatattattcactcattttaagccatcaatctacctcagggtgaacaaaatgagctgaaacgggaaaaaaaacggaattcaccaaatgtgaaacggaaaatggatttttttttaacggaaaatcattggccttACTATCTATACCACATTCGCTGTGGAGAGCTGCTGTATGAAATATACTGGAGTACTGAATCTCTTATGGGTcgggctgagagtgtgtgtgtgttagggctgtcaacgaatattctaaattcgaatatatattcaaATAGTTGTTAActgaatttcgaatgtgaaaaaaaaaaagcggcagcagcggcgcgactgtctgctttgcgggtgggcgcgcgcctgaggTAAGGGCCAGGTCACACTGTCTGACTTGCGTGGAAGATGGCAGAAGGTGCAGaacccagcttgaccgcagcagagaaagtgtaacccccaaaaatctaaagagttatGTCTGTAAATGTTTTGGATTTTGGttagttgattgtaaacttgttgagcctacagctaaactagtgtgtaagctaagtcaagctagagttagctaacCATTCAACAAccagcaacttgaggctacatctccaaaatgtgcacccaagtgaatatggcataatatgtggaacttcagcgaaacagccacgactggatacatattttgcgccgtccgccAGAAGTTTGTTGTCTGcagcacgacaggaggcctgcacgcaaaaattgattttgttcatatgcaaggacatgaggccgatcagtgtggtggatgggataggcttcagggagttctgtgaagcccTGGAACCGAGGAACCGTATTCCTAGCCGTCACCAATAGAATCGTAGAATTGTATAACAGTGTGTGcctcattttattttacgttAACAGAAACATTACTAGTGTGGGCTAGTCGctactgtactgactgtatATTGCATGAATAAAATATACTAGATAGGCTACAACAGCTTCATgcactggtttgattatttgccgtttcatgcaaaggaaaagtttcatgtttaccacagcccagctcgctCGGAGCATTTAATGTCGGTTCTACTGTAAACCttcaattaatgttaataatatttGTCGGTTCTGCTGTAAAACTTCAATTAATGTTAATCATATTTGTTTCATTTACTGAATGAAGCCTGCCATATTTGGGACAAGAATCGCAACCTTAAATTGCTTGCACGAAACTCTTGATCAGCACtcagcatttgtttattgttgtcgttcatttaaaccgatatgcgcagagagcgcgacgatgagggagagagagagagagagagagagagagaaagaaagagtgcgtgtgtgcgagcaaGAGGCCCAGgtctgcggtcttggccattagttaatttcccctttttttgtgtaggtattatgttgttaaatatgtttaaatttaaataaattacctatacaagtagttatgtctcgttgtattcatttgtcctgttattgacgtgcctaatgcgcaaccagatattcgaatatgttcgaatataagtgttttttttaaagggaattttcgaacgtcattttttagcaattttgacagccctagtgtgtgtgtgtctgatctctTACAGGTCTctggctgagagtgtgtgtgtgtgtgtttgtgtgtgtgtttgcagttgtgtgtgtctgatctctTACGGGTCTCTAGCTGTTCTTCATGGTGCTCTTCGTTCTTCCCTCGCTGTCCTTGTGTTATACAGCAATCAACCAACACCACTGAAACACTCCTTAACCGGGCCAGAAACACGGGGTCTGTGGGGGACAGGTCTGTTTTGGAGCAAAGGACTGGAGACACATGGTCTGAAGGGGACAGGTCTGTTTTAGAGCAGAGgactggagacagagacagagacatggggTCTGTGGGAGACAGGTCTGTTTTGGAGCAAAGGACAAGAGGTATGCTGGATTTGTCCTCCTGTTCCTAAAACAcatggaggaagggagaaataCAAGTTGCCAGTTTATTAGGTACACCTAGCGAAAACTAATGCAGTCAAATAGTTCAGTTTATGTTGAAATAATTTAAGAGAGGTGGCGATTCAACTGTATGATAATTTTAGAGATTGTAGTTTATTGTGATGTTAAAAGGTACtgaatcaaatgaaaaaaaatgtcttgttATTTAGCTTAGATCTGACAGTGTTATTAGCATTAGCTCTCAAAAACTCCCCAAATGCGTTAGAAATCCTGACTGTTCCTAAAATCATTGTTTACGTTATAAGTTTAAGTTCCTAAGATCAGCGAGATCAGATATGGGTTTAGtgctattagcattagcatgtcagatgataTGGGTTTAGTGATATTAGCTTTAGCTTTGTTAGCATTTAGTATTTACAACAAATACTGTACAGTACCTGCATCAGTTCAGTTTGTATATCTTCAGATGGGGAGGGGGTCTGTTCGGTCCCGGGGTCAGCTCTGTCTGCAAAAACAGAAAAGTAGacacttacatttgcatttatttattcatacttTAATCTGTAGCTGCTTACAGAACAGAACCTGCTAATGCCAATAAAACACTAAACCCACACcatctgacatgctaatgctaataacactaaacccacatcatctgacatgctaacgctaataacactaaacccacatcatctgacatgctaacgctaataacactaaaaccacatcatctgacatgctaacgctaataacactaaacccacatcatctgacatgctaacgctaataacactaaacccacatcatctgacatgctaatgctaataacacTAAACCCTCATCatcaaaatatatacatatagtgtgtgtgtgtgtgtgtgtgtgtgtgtgtgtacgtatgtctgtgtgtgtgtgtgtgtgtatgtgtgtgtgtatctctttcCACCCCAGCACTCCTCACCAGGCTGATTGTACTCATCTCCATCATCAGCATCTTCTTCTTTAATCCCAGAAACAGTAGCCTCCAGCAGCCTCTGAGCATCAGCTGAGACCAGCGTGTGAGACGAGACCAGCGGACTTTCAGCACTGGATGAGACAGGCAGACTATGATGAGACGATAAGACCAGTGGACTCTGGGCATCAGACGAGACCAGTGGTTCTGACCAGACCAAAGACTCCTGAGCTGAGACCAGTGGTTCTGACCAGACCAGAGACTCCTGAGCTGTTGTCAGCTGGTCTgattggagaggagagctgtaACTCTCCATTTGCTGAAAAACACATATCAGAcgttagaatgtgtgtgtgtgagtgtgtgtatgcgtgcgtgcttAAAACTTTAAAAACTTTACATTTTAAACGTGTTCCCTTCTTTAAAGTTTCCATAAAAAATGAATGGTTAGAGCAAAAACCAGAAAACTATTTGGGGAATTCCAGAAATCAATGGGTATTATCAATATAATAAGAATAAGCCGTTAATACGAATAAAAATAAGAGGGAATTTGTTCATATATCTCTTGCTGCATGAGGCCCTatttattaatgtgtgtgtgtgtgtgcgtgcgtgcgtgcgtgcgtgcgtgcgtgcgtgcgtgcgtgcgtgcgtacgtgtacCTCAACCTTTAACTGGCTTTCCCCATCCTGCAGCGACTCATTCACATCCTGAATTGTCCTATAGGGATCAGAGATTgcaggggtcagagttcaaaagtcaaATGTGCAAGGATGATGGTCAAAGTTCATCGTCAAGAACTATCAAACTAGAGTGCTCCATAAAGCAAAATATAATCCCCGAAataaatattaccaaaatataatccctgatataaatattaccaaaatataatccctgatataaatattaccaaaatataatctctgatataaatattaccaaaatataatccctgatataaatattaccaaaatataatccctgatataaatattaccaaaatataATCCCGGATATATATTACCAAAATACCATCCCTGATAaaaatattaccaaaatataatccctgatataaatattaccaaaatataATCCCTGATATAAATATCACCAAAGGGAATAAagcagaagagaagggaaagggaagggaaagggCATTATAAGGCAtacatatgggtgtgtgtgagtgtgtgtgtgtgtgtgtgtgtgtgtgagtgtgtgtataactcgtgtccgtgtccgtgcgtctgtgcgtgcgtgtctctgtgtgtgtgtgtgtgtataactcgtgtctgtgcgtgcgtgtctctgtgtgtgtgttagtgtgtgtacctATGATTGCTCTGCTGTCTTCGCAGCTGCTGATGCAGGTCCCTTAGTTCATTCTTCAGGAAAGCCACAgtctgtataaacacacacatgttaactacacattcatacacacacaccacacactaatcACATATACCTTGTTGGCTCGTGTCAGTGAGTTGCCTTTTtccttagtcacacacacacacacacacacacacacacacacacacacacacacacagtgatgtgtttgagagggagagtggagctGAACCATAGCATTTAAATCAGCAATGCTGATCTAGTGCCAGATATTTTGATGTaattctagcagctacagggaaccagtgaagggtgaccagcagTGGAGttacatgaaacacacaaacacacacacacacacacctggttggCTTGTGACAGTGAGTTGTCTTTTTCCTCCAGGTGTTTCTGTAGTTCATCGttcttcagcttcagctgtCGGTTTGACTCTGCCTGCTCCGCCAGACTCCGCCCagtctccacctccttctcttctaGACGGCGAATCAACACGGAGAGCTCCTGGTTCCTACCTACTTCAtgctaataaacacacacacacacacaacacatgttaacatagacaaacacacacacacagacacacagacatcaaacacagactcacacacagacatcaagaTACAATGTCTTCaattttctgcgtgtgtgtgtgtgtgtgtacctgcatcTTACCTGTAATGCTTGTGTGATGAATTGAGAGGCCTTCTCTAGGTCGATGCAGGCTTGCTTGTCAATATGCTGAGTAATTTcatccatctacacacacataaaaacacacatcaacacacacacacacacacacacacacacaaaaaaaacatcaacacacacacacacacacacacataagaacacacaccaacacacacaaacacataaaaacacacaaacacttcaagTGCAGTACAGATTCTGATGGAAATCATGCAAATAGACTTTAGAATTTAAAGATTAAAGTAAAACTTGACGGCAATTTTCAATACgctctcaaagtggggggcgcgatgtcacagacggagaaaaaaaaaaaaaaaaaacaccgccgacctgtcactggttagtgaaagctccctcagtggcgaaatgcaaggggctggactgacccaaacaaatcaaatactgttttgctcctgatccaccaatcaaaacggagtcttatcttttgaacgcgagttgcacctaagcttccgagtataaaaaaaacgcaggcatggtatgcgctcaccctgagacgacactctgcagagcttgttcaatttctcttgttttctctatcattcagatattcattgctttataaacagtctttttaaagactcactcctaataccttactgcacttgcagtaggtctattcgtaacctattctaaggagtaatttgctccacagtcttttgaaaaagctcgtagccccgagagctagcctagctagctaccttcttccaactgcagctagcccttttctccttaacacctagcctacctttacattttttgatcatccaccgtgttgcaacaaataaaacaccagcacttgaatactattttgtgctgtccctgtctacattgtgtacagttcgttttgttaggaatcattgcctagcacagccttatccattattcgtatgcaagtcgttcacaaccacacatacaagaacacgacgttgaaattagaactttattaacttcacacacactgtatcagcaaacaaacacaactatggacaagtttctgattcgtaaaagtcagaaagagaagcctgtggacttctttaaacataaacgtgatggcctccagcaacaacgaaccaccatctccatgcatagcactgtctccatgctcatagaattgctaagcttggcaaaccccatacaattgccgaaacactgattttgccggccgcgcaagacgtgtagaataatgataggagctaaactcagcgcaatacctatgtcaaatgacactgtatctcgccgaatatcagaaatcagtttgggtcctatttcaaagaggactaccattcattcgcctgagttcgggatccatttctctgctcagcagacgagctgtcaatagacatgaagagtgacagtagacttaagcatctcccctctttcgtcattctgggtaccaatgatcagctttgcgacatagccttaaaaatgctcctccttttcgcgtcgacatatttgtgcgaggcaggcttttcaagactgactgcgctcaaaactaaataccgcaaccgcgcacagatcgaggatgacctgaggatatgtttgtcaaacattgccccaagatttgaggacctttgcagtgcaaagcaggctcatgtctcacattgacagacctgtaggattttttttgtaaagatcacaagaggcccataataataacagtatcctaatgatagcaataataacacttattattattatgataataataataattcaataataataataattggtcgataatcattcattataataatataataataacataatgatggtgatcaTAATGAATAGCCttctaataggcctactattactgataataataacaataataataataataataataataataataataataataataaatagttataataattgtctgtatgggcctaacaataacaatagcctaaccttgacatgtcaggcctatcaataacaatatgctatctatctatctatctatatatggtggtgtagttgagggtggtggcggcgggccgcggggggggggggggggcaactacccctaaccagctttgggggggcccagcttgcaaaagtttgagaacccctgcgcTAGAAGATGAGATGCAATCAGCGATGGTGATGGATCAAAAATCGTTATTGCATCTATGCGGACGGAGGGAGAAGGTAGCTTCACAAAGTTCGATCTACTCGTCTGTGACTAGCCCATAGGTCAGAGAAGTCTAAGATTCTCATATCCAAATTAACATCGACATCAGACAGCTCTTCAAAGCCACGTTAACAAGTGTCAATTCTGTCTATCTTACACAGTAAATCTGcaacagaaaaatgaaatgcacaATTGTTAGCGGTCAACAAGAGACCCTTTGGTCAAAACCGGGCTCATTACTAGAAGACAATGttgtaagtagacgatgggtagtgaagggaccagcataggtcataagaatatgccatagtcaataagtcaatgatattatacctagtcataattgttacttttatttggatttaactagccatgagtggactttgcttggtgaatattctttgtctctgacctggg contains the following coding sequences:
- the LOC105913011 gene encoding zinc finger protein 835-like isoform X7, translated to MTNFYRAKHPLPESTLQLDSEGETMDEITQHIDMMSHKQVCLDLEKATQFITQALQHEVGRNQELCVLIRRLEEMELETGRSLTEQAESNRQLKLKNDELQKHLEEKDHSLSQANQTVAFLKNERRDLHQQLRRQQSNHRTIQDVNESLQGGESQFKVEQMESYSSPLQSDQMTAQESLVWSEPLVSSEAQSPLVSSDAQSLLFFSSHHSLPVSSSVESLLVSSHTLVSADAQRLLVSSHTLVSADAQRLLEAPVSGIKEEDADDGDEYNQPDRGDPGTEQTPPPAEDIQTELMQGQEDKSSIPIVLCSKTDLSPTDPMSPVLCSKTDLSPTDPMSLARLRSVSVVLVDYSRTQGRQRKDEENHTEQPETRKGSSPSSPELPASPSISGTETEKCGNYSCSVCDKTFHFWTQFRLHQYIHTGRRPYCCTLCGKSYNQEGHLKVHQRTHTGERPYCCYLCGKSFNQEGHLKRHQRIHSGEKPYQCTQCGKSFIQDAHLKQHQRTHTGERPYHCTQCGKRFTQEGSLKLHQRIHTGESPYHCTQCGKSFTVEGSLKKHQRIHTGERPYHCTQCGKSFTQEGNLKQHRRIHTGEKPYHCTQCGKSFTQEGSLKKHQRIHTGERPYHCTQCGKSFTVEGSLKVHQRIHTGERPHHCTQCGKRFTREGDLKKHQRIHTGEKPHQCTQCGKSFTEGGNLKRHQLIHTGERPYQCTECGKTFTEGGGLKQHQRIHTGEKPHQCTQGSKSFTDKRYLKIHQHIHT